The Apium graveolens cultivar Ventura chromosome 6, ASM990537v1, whole genome shotgun sequence genome contains a region encoding:
- the LOC141664264 gene encoding transmembrane 9 superfamily member 7, which translates to MGRVSTAIFFLSLLFISSANSFYLPGVAPRDFQRGDPLQIKVNKLSSTKTQLPYDYYYLNYCKPQKIKNSAENLGEVLRGDRIENSIYTFHMREEQPCKVACRVKLNAEAAKNFKEKIDDEYRVNMILDNLPVAVLRQRRDGSQSTTYEHGFRVGFKGNYAGSKEEKYFINNHLSFRVMYHKDIETDSARIVGFEVTPNSINHQYKEWDEKNPQLATCNQNTKNIIQGSTVPQEVDTDKEVVFTYDVSYKESNIKWASRWDTYLLMNDDQIHWFSIINSLMIVLFLSGMVAMIMMRTLYRDIANYNQLETQDEAQEETGWKLVHGDVFRAPINSGLLCVYVGTGVQVFAMTLVTMIFALLGFLSPSNRGGLMTAMVLLWVFMGLFAGYSSARLYKMLKGTEWKRNTLKTAFMFPGILFTIFFVLNALIWEEKSSGAVPFGTMIALVCLWFGISVPLVFVGSYLGFKKPAIEDPVKTNKIPRQVPEQAWYMTPIFSILIGGILPFGAVFIELFFILTSIWLNQFYYIFGFLFIVFVILIITCAEITIVLCYFQLCSEDYNWWWRAYLTAGSSALYLFLYSIFYFFTKLEITKLVSGILYFGYMSIASYAFFVLTGTIGFYSCFWFVRKIYASVKID; encoded by the exons ATGGGTCGGGTCAGCACCgccatcttcttcctctctctcctCTTTATCTCCTCCGCTAATTCCTTTTATCTCCCCGGTGTTGCTCCTCGTGATTTTCAGCGA GGTGATCCGCTTCAAATTAAAGTCAACAAGCTATCGTCGACAAAGACTCAGCTTCCATATGACTACTACTACTTAAATTACTGTAAACCCCAAAAGATTAAGAACAGTGCAGAAAATCTGGGGGAGGTTCTTAGAGGTGATCGTATAGAAAACTCAATCTATACT TTTCATATGAGGGAGGAGCAACCGTGCAAGGTGGCATGCAGAGTTAAGTTGAATGCTGAAGCTGCAAAGAACTTTAAGGAAAAAATTGATGATGAATACCGGGTTAACAT GATTTTGGATAACCTTCCAGTTGCCGTACTTAGACAAAGAAGAGATGGCAGTCAATCAACCACTTATGAGCATGGTTTCCGGGTCGGGTTCAAAGGAAATTATGCAGGG AGCAAAGAGGAGAAATATTTTATCAACAATCACTTGAGCTTTAGAGTCATGTATCATAAGGATATTGAAACTGATTCTGCTCGTATAGTTGGGTTTGAAGTTACACCAAACAG TATTAATCATCAATACAAGGAGTGGGATGAGAAGAACCCTCAACTTGCAACATGCAACCAGAACACGAAAAATATAATTCAAGGTAGTACTGTTCCACAGGAGGTTGACACAGATAAGGAGGTTGTATTTACATATGATGTTTCTTACAAg GAAAGTAATATTAAATGGGCATCACGGTGGGACACCTACCTCCTAATGAACGATGATCAGATCCACTGGTTTTCCATTATAAATTCTCTTATGATTGTCCTCTTCCTTTCTGGCATGGTTGCTATGATCATGATGAGAACTTTATACAGAGATATTGCAAACTATAACCAACTAGAAACTCAAGATGAAGCTCAAGAAGAAACAGGATGGAAACTTGTTCATGGAGATGTTTTTAGGGCACCCATAAATTCTGGATTACTCTGTGTTTATGTCGGTACTGGTGTTCAAGTATTTGCAATGACCCTCGTGACAATGATATTCGCATTGCTGGGTTTCTTGTCACCTTCAAACAGAGGTGGGCTAATGACAGCTATGGTCTTGTTATGGGTGTTCATGGGCTTGTTTGCTGGTTATTCCTCTGCACGGTTGTACAAAATGTTGAAGGGAACAGAGTGGAAGAGAAATACCTTGAAAACTGCTTTCATGTTTCCCGGTATATTGTTTACTATCTTTTTTGTTCTTAATGCTTTAATCTGGGAGGAGAAGTCATCTGGAGCTGTACCTTTTGGCACTATGATTGCTCTAGTCTGCTTATGGTTTGGAATATCTGTGCCGCTAGTGTTTGTGGGTAGTTACCTGGGTTTCAAAAAACCAGCGATAGAAGACCCAGTCAAGACAAATAAAATTCCAAGGCAGGTACCAGAGCAGGCGTGGTACATGACACCAATTTTCTCTATACTAATTGGAGGCATCCTTCCGTTTGGTGCTGTTTTTATTGAACTCTTCTTCATCTTGACATCAATATGGCTGAACCAGTTCTATTACATATTTGGCTTCCTCTTCATAGTTTTTGTTATCTTAATAATTACATGTGCGGAGATCACAATAGTGCTGTGTTACTTCCAGCTGTGCAGTGAAGATTACAATTGGTGGTGGAGGGCTTACCTAACTGCAGGCTCATCTGCCTTGTACCTTTTCCTGTACTCCATTTTCTATTTCTTCACAAAGTTGGAAATCACTAAGCTGGTGTCTGGTATTCTATACTTCGGTTATATGTCAATTGCATCATATGCATTCTTCGTTTTGACGGGCACAATTGGTTTCTATTCATGTTTCTGGTTTGTTCGAAAAATTTATGCATCTGTCAAGATCGATTAG